TTGCTTTTTCGGACCCGCCGTAGATGTGAACTGCACCTTCACCGCCTCCATGCGGCTTCCCTTCTTCTTCCCGTGAACCACGACGCGATCGGACGTCTTGAGGTCGTCTGAGGTCGCCGGGGCACCGTCCTTCACGTACTCCGTCTCAGGCGTGAGGACGAATTTCTCCGAACCGTGACTGGTCTTCACCGTCAAATCCGCACCGCTGACGGAGACGACGACGCCCCTCACGTCGTGCCCACCTTCGTGAGCTCCGGAAGCAAGCGGAATTGCCCATGCCGCGAAAGCGAATACCAACAAGGTCGATTTCATGTCCCCGTCCTCCGCTCAGCGATGTTCACGTCGCTGGTCCCGGGAAGGTGCGCTGCCCTTGAGAAATGCCTCGTCCTCCTGCATCTCGCGCCACTCGTCTGGACTCCTCGGCCTTAGACGGTCCATTTCGAGTTTCTCGGCCGGTGTGAGGTGCGGGAGGTGACGGATGAACGCGACAAGGTGCCAGCTCGCGCGACCGCTCTCCTCGCTGCCATCGCCCCAGCCGGGCATGCCGGTGAGGCGGATGCCGTTCTCGATGATGTAGAAGAGCTCGCCGTCGGTGAGTTGCTGGGTGGGCGGCAGCCGCAGGTCGGGTACGCGCGGATACAGGTTGCGACCCATCCCGGTCTGACCATCGCCGTCGTTGCCGTGGCAGATCGCGCAATGATCGGCAAAGTGGGCGCGGCCGGCTGCGAGCACTTCCTTCGACGACGGCTCCGGATTGCGGAGTCGCCGGGACGCATCGGGGATGCCGAGGGGCAGCAGCCGTCGAGCGATGACCGACTCCAGGTGCGTCGGTTCGACCTTTGCGCTGATGCCACCGCGAAAGAGCACCGCGGCGCCTGCAATCAGCACGCCGAGAACGACTGCGAGCAAGAGAGCCAGCGCGATGAAAAGCATTTTCACAGTCCATTCACTCGTCAATGAGGCAGCAGCCGCTCGACGCGGCGGCGTTCCTCGATGCTCGACCAGTCGAGCTCGCCAACGTGACTGAAGGCTACGGCGCCGTCCGGGCCGATGAGGAAGCTCGTCGGCACTGTCTTGATTCCCCACGCGGCGGTCGCGCGGGAATCGCGGTCGAGCAGCAACGGAAAGCGCAGGCCGAGGTCCTCCGCGGCATCCTTTGCGGTGCGTACGCTGCCGCCCATCTGCACCGCCAGGACGACGAATGGCCTGCGCGCGAGCGCGACACGGAGCCGCTCGATGCTGGGCAACTCGTCGCGGCAAGGCTCGCACCAGGTCGCCCAGAAATTGAGCAAGATCACCTTCCCCCGATAATCGGAGAGCCGGTGCGTCGTACCGTTCGCATCGGTGAGCTCCAGCGGCGGCGACGCCGCGAGCAGCGCGGCGACGAGCAGCGCCATCAAACCGCGCGGGCCGTGATGGTGTACTTGAATCGATCGGGTTCGAGCTGATCGAGCCGCTCCCCGCCGGTCTCCCCGTTGGGATACATGAGGAATGGCAGCCGCGGGCCTTTGGAGTTGGGCAGCTCGATGTCGTGACCGGTGTTGTAGGCGAGCCAGTTCATCTCCCAGGATCCGAAGAGGCGTGTGCGCGCAGCCTGAACCTTTTGGTCCTCGAGCGTGAGCTGTCCGGGCGGCTCCTCGAGGATCACCTTGCGCACGTCCGCCGGATCGACCGGGACCCAGCCGACGCCTTCGGCGAAGAACTCGGCGCGGCAGTGCTGGGCCTTGCTGATGACCGGCGTCGATGGGCCGAGGCTCTTGTAGCCCAATGCAGAGCTCGCGACGCGGATGCCGTAGACGTCGCGTGCCGGAACGCCCAGCGATCTGGCGAAGCCGACGAACAGGCCGTTGAGATCGGCGCACTTCCCGCCCAGGTTGCCACTCTCGAGCATCGCCTTGATGTTGCCCGTACCGCATCCGCGCGTTTTCGGATCGCGCAGCGTGTTCTTCACGACCCATTCGTAGATCGCGCGTCCCTTCTCCAGGTCGGTGCGAGCGCCCTTTGCGACTTTCACGAGCGCCGTCTCGCGCATCAGGCCATCACACGGGATCATCTCGGTCGGAGCGGTATAGAGGGCGACCTCGGCGCTGTTGAGCTTGGCCGTGCGTGATCTCGACACGTCGACCGCGCGATCGCGGGTCGCGAAGCGGCTCGTCAGCTCGACGAACGGCGCCTCCTGTCCGGGGGACCACTCGGTGTACAGCAACGGCACGCCGTACTTGCCGACGCGCATCGGCTGCATCCGATTTGCGTTGCCCGTCCAGGTGCTGTCCGCGGCCCGCTGCCAGTCGGTATCGCCAGTGAGCGGCATGGGCAGCCAGGCACGTGAGACGCCCTGTGGTCTGGAGATCTCCGCGCGGGTCGTGACTTCGAAGGTGCGCCAGCCCGACTCCGCACGCAGGCGACGCCAGGGAAGGGCCGCAAGGACCGCGGCACCGAGCAGTTCACGTCGCTTCATGGCGCGGGAAGCTAACGGAGGGCGTGTCAGGCCGCAAGGACCGGGCGCGCTCGCAAGAAGGCCCCGGCCAACGGCGCGCGCTGGACCGCGGTCGTCTCGCGCGGCTCGATTAGTCTCGATCGTCGTGATCGCCGTCCCCATGCGGCTCCGCGATACCGTGGCCGCTTCGGATGAACTGGCCGTTCACGAAGATGTTGTCGACGACGGAGAGGCCAACACCCCGCGGGTCTTCGACGCTGGGAGCGTCGGTGCCCTCGTCGACGATCAGATCGATGCTCTCGATGTTGCTACCGGGCGGGATGGGCGGGAACGCCGTAGCCGCGCCGTTCGCAAAACGGACGCGCGTCCATTCGGTCGGATCCTGCGGCGCAGGTGTCGGGGTGCCGTTTGCGCACCCGCCGATGAAATGAAACGTGGGGTCGTTGTGGCCCTGGCGCGCCACGACATTGAACCGCGGCGAGCCGGCGCCACAATGCGTGCCGTTGCGGTAGTCGAATCCCAGCACGAACGTGCCGTCGACGGCGACCCTGAGTCCCTTCGCGCCGCGAATCGTGGCGCCGGCGGAGGAGCAATCAGCCGTGGGACCGTTCTTGTTGAGAATGAGCCCGGAGTGCGGATCCCTTCTGGAGGCCGCGCCTTTGCTTGAGCCGGTGTCAAGAACGGTCGTATTCAACTGCTGGTCGTTCTTGTCCGGCAGGCCCATTCCGCGCAGCCAAGCCGAGGTGACGATGTTGCTGCCCGGCGGGTACCCGGGCCCGCAGTCTCCAGCGTCGCCGACGAAGACGAACGGCACTGCGCGGAGACCCTCTTCGTCGTCGCCACGAGCGCCGACGCCGATTGCAGCAATGCACGCAATGAGCGCGAGTCGATTGGACATTGGAACCTCCTTGAGCGCGCTTAAACGCACGCTGAAAAAGAACAGTCAAGGCGCTCTGCGGCAAAGCGACGTCGAATATCAGTTCGTAACGAATGAGCGAATGGAGCTCCATTTTGACGTCATTCATCGGACGGGGCCCTCGTACGCCTGCCCGGCAGGTGAGCTACCGCGGGAAATCTTCCAGCTCGCGAGGGCGGCTCCGCCGACGAGGTCGTGGGCGATGGTCGCATGTCTCTGCACGGCGCCTTTCGCAACCAGACGCCGACATTGCAGACGATCGCTGGCCCGAGGTCAACGGGACGGGAATTCGGGGACACGATAGTGAATTCGAAGCGGAAATTCGTATTGTGTCCGCCGAATTTCGGCCCTAAGGCTCGAAGGGATTGAGGCAGTGGCCCGGTTGCGAGGGAGAACCCGAAATCGTCCCTCCGTGCGGGATGCACTAGGAAGGCGGCAGCGTCGCCCGGCGCTCAGAATGCGCGGCACCGCGACATCGACTGCGCCCTCGCGGCGACGAATCGGCCTAGCGCGAGGGGGCCGAACGGGTTCAACAGCGGCGAACGAGGCCCTCGGGTCAGCGCGGCGACGACGCCGACGTGCCTGGGCGCGTGTTCTCCTGGAGGAACTTGAGGAGGCGGCCGTACATCCGCTCTCGCGCGCCGTCGTCGAAGAAGCCGTGGCCTTCCTTCGACTCGACCAGCCACTCCGGCGCGTTTCCGCGCGCCGTCAGTGCGTCGCGCAACGATTCGGCATGACGGATGGGGGCACGCTCGTCCTTGCTCCCGTGGATGAGGAAGACGCGGGCGGCGATCAGGTCCGCGTGCTTCACGGGCGAGGCCTTCGCCAGCGCCTCGCTGTCTTCGCCGACGACGGTGCGCACGTAGCCGCGACCGAGCCGTCGGAGGCTGATGTCGCCGATCCTGGTCAGCAGGTTGAGGTCATAGATCCCTGAATAGCCCGCGGCGCAGCGAAAGAGATCTGGAGCGAGGACGGAGCTCTGGATCGCCGCGTAGCCACCGAAGCTCGCGCCGTAGATGCAGATGCGCTTCGGGTCTCCGAACCCCTTGCGAACGGCGAATCGAGTCGCATCGATGATGTCCTGGACGACGCGATCGCCCCATTTGCGATACCCGGCCTCCTCGTAGGCGAGGCCGTACCCTCCCGATCCGCGGTAGTTCACCTGAAGGACGGCAAAGCCCTCGTGCGCCAGGAGCTGCGCCTCGGGATCGAATCGCCACTGATTCCGGACGGAGTGCGGCCCCCCGTGCGGCAGCACTACCAGCGGCGGCGGCGTGCCGGGCTGCGCATTGGGGGGCATGGTGATGTATCCGTGGATGCGAAACCCGTCGCTTGCGGGAATGTGGAACGCCGACATCTCGGCCATCGAATCGGGCTTCACCCAGGGCCGGACGTCCGCAATCGTCTCCGCGGTCATCGTTGCCACGTCGGCCAGGAGATAGCGTCCCGGGTCCCGGTCGCTGTATACGCGGACCAATGCCTTGCGGTCGTCGTCAGTGGTGCTGACGATCCGGACGTGCTCGTTCGGGTTCGTCACCAGCAGTCCTTGCAGGATGCGGCTGAGAGGATGAGGGGGGTCGAGATACTCGTACGTCGGTAGATCCGGCTCGTATTCCACGGCGACGATGCGCCCGTTCGAGTTGTCCTGGACCGCATCGGAGATGGGGGACGTCTCGCTCTTGCTCACGAGCTTGCGTTCGCCGGTGTCGATCGAGACCAGATAAAGAGCGAATCCTTCGGCGGCCGGCTCGCTCACATACAGCGCGCGCTCGCTCGCGACGAATCCGATGGGAGTGCTCTGGCTGGAGAGACCGCTGATCGACCGGAGCTCGCGCCAGCCCGCGCTGCCTTCGAAGTAGAAATACCTCGCGTTCGCGTTCTCGTCGATTGCGGCGGCGATGCGCAGTTCGCCGTTCTCGTCGGTGAGGAATTCTGCGTTGCGCAGCGGGCTGCGCGCGACGAACGTCTTCAGGCCCGTGTACACGTCGAGCTTGTGGACCTCGGGCACGCGGTCGCCGACGTCGTCCATGTAGGTCTGCTGGATGAGGATCTTGCGGGGATCCTTCCGCAGTGGGCCGATCACGAATCCCCAGGCCCTCTCGGTCGCTGCCTTGCGAATGTGCGAACCCACCTGCTGCTCGCCTGCGCGATAGCCGAAGATCACGCGCCCGCTCGTCCCTGTCGCGTCCACCGCGTAGATCTCACCGCGCGACACAGGGGCGGCGAGATAGCTTTCGTAATCCACCATCTCGATCACGACCCGTTCGTCGTTCGCCCAATAGAAGTCGCCGATGGTGGACTCGCCCTCGGGCCTGAACAAGAAAGTGATCTGACGCGTGGCCAACCGGATGAATGAGAGGGTGCGCTTGCCGCCTTCCTCCGACAATGCAGCGACGAACGTACCCTTCGGAGACAGCTTGGCCGCGGTCACCATCGCGGGCCGCGTGAACACGGCGAGCCCGGTGGGGTCGGACTGGGGAACGAGGGGGGACGCGCTCGATTCGACGTGCTTGCACGATGCAGCCAGCGCGGCGAACACGATCAGGATGGTGCGGACATGCATGGTGTCGAAGTCTCCTTCGTGAGGGGAAAAGAGCCAGCCACTTCGGCTGGGGTCGCGTCAACAGCCAGGATTCGAGCTCCTATGGCCCATTGGCATGTGCTGTGGAGCTGTTCGGCGTCTACCCGAGTGGTTCTACCAGGCAGGCTCGATGGCGTTTACCTCATGACCAAAGATCCGAAAGTACTCGTCGAGAAGAGAGTGAATCACAATGGCCAGCGATTCGTGCTGTTCTGGGACGGATCAGTGAAGTCCTTCGATGATGTCCAGTTTGATAGATTGAAGAGAGATGGATTATCGATGCGGCGCATCGCAAGCCGCCCACAAAGAATCCGAACCCCAAACGAGGGTGCAGTGGCGAAGCAGGTCAGCGCCGACGGCTCCCCGCCAGCAGAGGGATGAGTTCGGTGATACCAGGATTGGCAGCACGAACGAGGTCCCTGAAAACACGACGGGAACATCGTCGACCACAAGGATGGGTCCCTGCGAGGTCATCGCCGTCACTGTGTCGCGCTTGCCTCTCTTGTCGAGCATGGTGGACACGGCGGGATTGTTGCGCGTGAGCACCGTGTGCGATGCGCCGGTATCGATCAACATGTCAGCCGCCACGCCATTGATGGCCGCGGTGACGATGCGGTGGTATTCTTGGAAAAGACCCTCATTCAGGCAGCGATGGAAGTCCAGTTGGCGCACTGGCGCAGAAGAACCTCGAGCAATCCGCTTCAAGGCCGCCTCTTCCGGCTCGTAGCGAAGCTCCTCGCGTCCTAGATCGATGATCAGCGCCCACCCGGAGCGAACCAGATCTTGTGGCGCCAGGATTCCCTCAGTCCCCAACGAGGGATTGATGAAGAAATCGAGCGTGTCAGTGCTGGTTTCACCTGCGAACTGGATCGACACGTCGAAGACGCGCAGCAATCCGACCATGTTTCCGGTTGCATCCACGACCCGCTCCTCGGTATCGCGCGACTTCGCGATCAGGCCGTGCGTCTTGGCGAATCCCCATGGAAGCATGCTCCGAAATGATCCCGTATCCAGCAGGAGAGTGATGGGATGACCCGCCACCGTCGCGCGGACGAGCGGGCGGACACCGCCTGCGCTGGAGCTCTCGACAACCAACGGCGTGAAATGCGCCGTCGGTGGCGGCCGATGAGCACAGGCAACCAGCGAGACAATCCATGCCCAGCCAATCCACGGTACCAATCGCTTTCCAGCCACGATTCCCGTCCTGTTCCGGTTGGCGGCGAGGCTACACCCTTTTCAGCCCGCGATTGAAACCCTCGATGTAGCCGTTGTCCATCGACCGAGCCGCTGCTCGAGTGGCGCGGGCTGACGCCGGAGAACCCCGTCGGACGGCGATGACGCGCGGGTCGTGATAGGGTCCGCCGGATGCGGAGGGTCCTGGCTGCCGTCGCTCTCTCGTTCGCGGCGACGGCTGCCACACCGCACGACGAGATCGCGTCGCTGTTGAACGAGTTTCTCACCAGAGTCGACGACATTGCGATGCACGAGCGTTTCTGGGCCGACGATCTCGTCTACGTCAGCGCCAAGGGCGAGGTACGCAGCAAGGCCAACATCCTCGAGTCGATGCGCGCTGGCGACACGCCCGGCGTTCGCGACAGGAAGCCCGGAGAGCCGAAGACGACGTACTCCGCACAAGAGGTGAAGGTCCGTCCGCTCTGTGCCGGCGTTGCCATGCTCAACATCCGCCTCGTCCAGCACGTCGGCGACAAGACGAACTACTTTCGTAACAGCGGCGCGTTCGTGAAGCGCGACGGCCGGTGGCAGGTCGTGAGCTGGCAGGCGACGCGTGAAGAACCGCCCTCGAGCCATTGACGCCAGCAGTGCTCAAAGCGGGCGCGACTCGAGTGCCTTGAGGACCGCGCGGGTGCGCTCGCGGAGGCCGAACTTGGCCAGGATGCTGGAGACGTGATTCTTGATCGAGCCTTCGGCCGTTTCGAGCGCGTGGGTCTCCTTCTTGCTGTATCCGCCTGCCATCAGACGCACGATTTCGGAATCCGGAAGACATCGGACACCCTGCTGCTGCAGGTCGACGAGCCCGACGCCCTCCACCGTCGACTGGCAGACGCTGGGGCAAGAGTGAACTAGCGGTCCTTTGCGTCCGGACGTGCCTCCCGCAACCGCTCGCGCATGGCCATGGGATCCCGACCCACGCGCCCGGGGTGAATCATGCGCATCGACTGCAGATGGATCGCGCTCCTCCTCTTGGCCGCCTGCGCCGGCATGCGGGATCCGGAGACCGGATCCAACGATTCCGGTTCCTCCGGTCTATTGACGATCACCGCGAGCGCCGACGAAGTCACCGTGGGTGACTCCCCGGTGACCCTGACGGCGGCGCCGGGCGAGGCGAGTTGGAGCCTGCTCGGGCCCGGTAAGCTGTCGGGGGTGACGGGACAGACGACGCAGTATCTGCCGCCCGACAGCCTCGACCTGACCGAGAGCGTGACCGTGACTGCGTCGCGCGGGAGCGACAAGGCGCGCGCCGTCCTGAAGGTACACCCTCGCCTCTCTTATCCCGTTGGACGCCGTCCGGTGGCGATCGGTTTCGACGGCGCCCGGCTCTGGGTCGCGGGCGCCTGGGACTTGGACGTCCTGATCCTCCGCCCGTCGGATGCGGCGCCGCTGGGTCGAGTCGTGGTCAATCACGGTGTCGGCGCGCTCGTATTCGACGGGACGAACATGTGGACCATCAACCCCGGAGCCGATTCCGTCACGAAGCTCCGCGCCGCAGACGGCGCGAATCTGGGAACGTTCCCTGTCGGGAACCAGCCAATCGCCGGCGCCTTCGACGGAACGAATCTCTGGGTCACGAATCGCGGAGACCGGACGGTCACGAAGCTGCGAGCCTCGGACGGAGCCATCCTAGGCACCTTCCCCGTCCCCGGGGGACCGGCGGGGATCGCGTTCGATGGAAAGAACCTCTGGGTCGCCAATCACGACCGGCCACCACCCGGGGGCGCCGGCGAGACTGTCACTTGCGTGCGGCCCAGCGACGGAGCCAACCTGGGGAACGTCTACGTGGGGCCTGCGCCGTGGTTCGTGATCGCCGACGGCTCCGAGCTCTGGGTGACGAGCCTTTACGCCGGCCTGGTCACGCAGCTCGACACCACCTCGGGCGGGCTCTTGCAGACCGGAAGGATCGGCAACGGCGCCAACGTCCAGGGCATGACGGTCGCCCGCGGGTCCCTCTGGTTCGGCTTGGTGCCTGGCTCGGTCGTCAAGGTGAATCCGGCGAACCTGTCACAGCAGGCCTCCTTCACGATCAAAGGGCCGTCGGCGTTCGCTTTCGACGGCACGCGCCTGTGGATCGGGAGCCTGGACGGGAACTCGCTGACGCCGCTCTGACCGGCTACTCGTCCTCGTCGTCTGTGAGCCGGGGCGCGTCGTCGTCGATCGAGGCGGAAAAGATCCGGATGCTGGCCACGCCGCATCTGATCCAGATTGACACCGGATTCACCGGAGACTTCCCGCTGCTGCTCTCGAACAACGCGTCGACCGGCGGTACCTGCTTCGTTGACTCCGGCGGTCCGAATTACCTCGGGAGCAGCAACGTCATCGCTGTCACCTCGTTCGGGCTCAACGGGTCGCGCGGCGGCACCGGGGGAGTGTTCCGCCTCGACCGGCAGAACGTCCTCGATTTCGTGTCGCAGTATCTGAAATAAACGGAACCGTCCAGCGCGATGGGCGCGGCGTCAAGCGGTGCCGCGCCATGCCTCGAGCTTCGGTAGCAGGCCGATCTGCCGAACCACACCTAGATAAGTGGCGTCCCCACGGAGATTCGAAATTCACCAGGCACTTCCACGGAACTCAGCGATGACACACGCGATTTGACCCCGTCGGGGGCAAAGGCGGGGGAACAAGGTTCCTTGCATCCTCCCGAGGGCAGCCGGCTGTCCATCACGCGTTCGACTTCCGCTCAACGATGCGGACGTCCAGGTGTCCACCAAGCGCGCGCGACCTTCTCGAGAAAGTCCAGCCTCGGGACCACCTTGCCGCTCTCGAGCCGCGCGATGTTCGGTTGCTTTTCTCACGAAGTCCCTTCACCTTTCGTGCGAGCTGCAGCCGATCGAACTCAGCCGGAACTCGGGATCCTTCGCGCGCTGATCTCCGATGAACTCGTCGAGGCTGCGCCTGGTGTGAGGATTCTTCTTCTTTGCCATGTCGCCTCCGTTGGCCCCTCAGGGCCTCTTCCCCGTGACCTCTCGGAACCGCAGCTCGGCGGTCTCCACGTCTCCCTGCTTCCAGCCGGATGGCGATCTCATGTACGCGCCCGGCGTGCGGTGGACGGCGGCGCGGCACAAGATTCCGTTGCTCGCGGTGATGCACAACAACCGCGGCTACCACCAGGAAGTCATGCACGTGCAGCGCATGTCGAACTTCCGCAATCGCGTCGTCAACACCGGCAAGGACATGGGCCCGGTCGGCACCGGCATCCACAATCCGGACATCGACTATCGCAAGCTCGCCGAGTCGATGGGCTGGTGGGCGAAAGGCCCGATCAAGAACCCGTCCGAGCTCGGTCCCGCGCTCAAGGAAGCGGTCGCGATGGCCCACGTACGTGAGGCACGGCTGCTGGCAGTGCCATGGCTTCGACGGCCAGGGCAGCATCGCAGGTTCGAAGATTGCGCCGAATCCGCTGCCCTTCGAGGCGTTCTCCGACTTCGTGCGCACCACCGGCGGCGCGATGCCGCCCTATCAAAAGGCGATCCTGTCGGACGAAGACCTCGCCGACATCTACGCCTATCTGCAGTCGGTGCCGAAGGCGCGGGACCCGAAGACGATCCCACTGCTCAATCCGTAGGCGCAAAGCGCTTTCGATAGCAGGCGGTAGACGTGGACGCGGCGCACCTTGCCGGCGCGAGCGTCGAGGCATGCCCGGCACCCGAGATGGACTCGTGAAGTTCGAATTGAGAAGCGCTCGCGTCCATCGCTCACATGGGTTTGTCGCCGGGAACCCCCCACTGCTGCAGCCGGACGACTCCGTTCGAGCTTTGCAAGATGTACCAGTTCCCCTCCTGCGGTCTCCACACGACCAAGTCTGTCCGGCCGTCACCGTCATGATCGCCCGGTACTGGCACATCGCCTGAGAGTCCCCATTGCTGGACGGGAGTCGCTCCGTTGGAGCTATTGATGATCCACCAGGTGCCATCCGACGGTCTCCAGATCGCAAAATCAGTTTTGCCGTCGCCGTCGTAGTCCCCAGGTACGGGGATGTCGCCACGCACACCCCACTGCTGCACGCGACCGCGCCCGGTCGAGCTGTCGATGACCCACCAG
The window above is part of the Deltaproteobacteria bacterium genome. Proteins encoded here:
- a CDS encoding c-type cytochrome, whose translation is MLFIALALLLAVVLGVLIAGAAVLFRGGISAKVEPTHLESVIARRLLPLGIPDASRRLRNPEPSSKEVLAAGRAHFADHCAICHGNDGDGQTGMGRNLYPRVPDLRLPPTQQLTDGELFYIIENGIRLTGMPGWGDGSEESGRASWHLVAFIRHLPHLTPAEKLEMDRLRPRSPDEWREMQEDEAFLKGSAPSRDQRREHR
- a CDS encoding TlpA family protein disulfide reductase, producing MALLVAALLAASPPLELTDANGTTHRLSDYRGKVILLNFWATWCEPCRDELPSIERLRVALARRPFVVLAVQMGGSVRTAKDAAEDLGLRFPLLLDRDSRATAAWGIKTVPTSFLIGPDGAVAFSHVGELDWSSIEERRRVERLLPH
- a CDS encoding transglutaminase domain-containing protein encodes the protein MKRRELLGAAVLAALPWRRLRAESGWRTFEVTTRAEISRPQGVSRAWLPMPLTGDTDWQRAADSTWTGNANRMQPMRVGKYGVPLLYTEWSPGQEAPFVELTSRFATRDRAVDVSRSRTAKLNSAEVALYTAPTEMIPCDGLMRETALVKVAKGARTDLEKGRAIYEWVVKNTLRDPKTRGCGTGNIKAMLESGNLGGKCADLNGLFVGFARSLGVPARDVYGIRVASSALGYKSLGPSTPVISKAQHCRAEFFAEGVGWVPVDPADVRKVILEEPPGQLTLEDQKVQAARTRLFGSWEMNWLAYNTGHDIELPNSKGPRLPFLMYPNGETGGERLDQLEPDRFKYTITARAV
- a CDS encoding S9 family peptidase, with amino-acid sequence MHVRTILIVFAALAASCKHVESSASPLVPQSDPTGLAVFTRPAMVTAAKLSPKGTFVAALSEEGGKRTLSFIRLATRQITFLFRPEGESTIGDFYWANDERVVIEMVDYESYLAAPVSRGEIYAVDATGTSGRVIFGYRAGEQQVGSHIRKAATERAWGFVIGPLRKDPRKILIQQTYMDDVGDRVPEVHKLDVYTGLKTFVARSPLRNAEFLTDENGELRIAAAIDENANARYFYFEGSAGWRELRSISGLSSQSTPIGFVASERALYVSEPAAEGFALYLVSIDTGERKLVSKSETSPISDAVQDNSNGRIVAVEYEPDLPTYEYLDPPHPLSRILQGLLVTNPNEHVRIVSTTDDDRKALVRVYSDRDPGRYLLADVATMTAETIADVRPWVKPDSMAEMSAFHIPASDGFRIHGYITMPPNAQPGTPPPLVVLPHGGPHSVRNQWRFDPEAQLLAHEGFAVLQVNYRGSGGYGLAYEEAGYRKWGDRVVQDIIDATRFAVRKGFGDPKRICIYGASFGGYAAIQSSVLAPDLFRCAAGYSGIYDLNLLTRIGDISLRRLGRGYVRTVVGEDSEALAKASPVKHADLIAARVFLIHGSKDERAPIRHAESLRDALTARGNAPEWLVESKEGHGFFDDGARERMYGRLLKFLQENTRPGTSASSPR
- a CDS encoding nuclear transport factor 2 family protein produces the protein MRRVLAAVALSFAATAATPHDEIASLLNEFLTRVDDIAMHERFWADDLVYVSAKGEVRSKANILESMRAGDTPGVRDRKPGEPKTTYSAQEVKVRPLCAGVAMLNIRLVQHVGDKTNYFRNSGAFVKRDGRWQVVSWQATREEPPSSH
- a CDS encoding response regulator transcription factor encodes the protein MAGGYSKKETHALETAEGSIKNHVSSILAKFGLRERTRAVLKALESRPL
- a CDS encoding S1 family peptidase; translation: MSRGASSSIEAEKIRMLATPHLIQIDTGFTGDFPLLLSNNASTGGTCFVDSGGPNYLGSSNVIAVTSFGLNGSRGGTGGVFRLDRQNVLDFVSQYLK
- a CDS encoding cytochrome c, giving the protein MRTSTIASSPSRWAGGRKARSRTRPSSVPRSRKRSRWPTYVRHGCWQCHGFDGQGSIAGSKIAPNPLPFEAFSDFVRTTGGAMPPYQKAILSDEDLADIYAYLQSVPKARDPKTIPLLNP